In a single window of the Drosophila albomicans strain 15112-1751.03 chromosome 3, ASM965048v2, whole genome shotgun sequence genome:
- the LOC127565544 gene encoding proteasome subunit alpha type-1-like — protein sequence MCEKQTLYPILFDPRGFLLPVQRATNSVNKGSEVVGLKCKEFAVLTVFSTSTSLMDKTETKIVAIDSHVGIAITGRKTDAHLIDEYLKVECKKYKYYFGKPYPVNRLVAELGNTMFRNSQRISCQPFEVGILFAGYDEGGSHIYQVMPSGEYFNCKAMVIGGRSQTVRNYLESNLECFLTSTKEDIICDAIRAINWEIPGENQSHLNIAIVGENQKFELLSGKEVATYEKKCRGCESVQDSIQCYSQIS from the coding sequence ATGTGTGAGAAGCAAACTCTCTATCCTATTTTATTTGATCCTAGAGGCTTTCTATTGCCAGTGCAGCGCGCAACAAATTCCGTCAATAAAGGCTCTGAAGTCGTGGGCCTAAAGTGTAAGGAGTTTGCGGTTTTGACGGTATTTTCAACATCAACGTCACTGATGGATAAAACGGAGACCAAGATTGTGGCAATAGATTCCCATGTTGGCATAGCGATTACTGGCAGAAAAACTGATGCTCATTTAATCGACGAATATCTTAAAGTcgaatgtaaaaaatataaatactacttTGGGAAACCATATCCCGTAAACCGATTAGTCGCGGAATTAGGAAACACAATGTTTCGAAATAGCCAACGGATAAGTTGTCAACCCTTTGAAGTAGGAATACTATTTGCCGGGTATGATGAGGGGGGTAGCCACATTTACCAGGTGATGCCCTCTGGCGAGTACTTCAACTGCAAAGCTATGGTGATTGGAGGTCGTTCTCAAACAGTTCGCAATTATTTGGAGAGTAACCTGGAGTGTTTTCTCACTAGCACGAAGGAGGATATCATATGTGATGCTATTCGTGCCATTAATTGGGAGATTCCCGGTGAAAATCAGtcgcatttaaatattgcaattgttgGCGAAAACCAGAAATTTGAGCTTCTTTCGGGAAAAGAAGTCGCCACatacgaaaaaaaatgtagaggATGTGAATCAGTCCAAGATTCAATTCAATGCTATTCACAGATTTCCTGA